The following nucleotide sequence is from Oenanthe melanoleuca isolate GR-GAL-2019-014 chromosome 5, OMel1.0, whole genome shotgun sequence.
AGCATGCTGCAAGACCTTCAAATTATTAACAGATAACAATTTGCTGGCTTTAGACATTCACAGACATATATTATTCTCTACACTTTTATGTACTTCACATTGTTTCACCTTtccaaaaaaaaggcaaattcatTGAGCTCAAGAAAAGTTTTGTTGATTCTTCAAGGCTATCAAAAAATGAAACTGTCACTACAAAATAAGCTTTCTCTTCCTTGAGTGATATCTTACTCTTTAAATACACTTATTAGAAATCATCTGTTTTAGTTCTCTGTCAAACAACTTGTCACTGCTCTTCTCACAACAAAATTATCCAGTTATtccttgacaaaaaaaaaaaaaaacaacccataATGACTGAAAGTCTAAACAAATGCATTGTGATCTAAGAGTATCCAACATTGCCTTGGCATTACCAGGGTACACCTGATGCTCAAAGTAAGGACTTGTAGTTCTTGAGCATTTTACTCTCAGTATGAAGTAAAtcagccacaggcagagctcagtgttTGAAGAACATCACTGTGCTCTGATCAGCATCCTTGTAATGGCAAACATGACTTTGCATCCAACAATGCTCTCCAGTATTTTCATATTCTATTTTGTTCCAGAAGGTCAACTTCTTGCTTTGCTCAACTGCCTGTGATCCTACTGTATTCCCTCTGCAGGGTTTTGAGAGGCACAGTTCTGAAAACTCTCCTATAAACCATGTCAATCCTGCTATAAATTATACCAGATCCTAAACCAGGAACATACAGGAAGTTTAAGGCCAGATGGACTCCATTAGCCTCACCTCTTGTACTCATATTCTATCAAAATTTCAGAGATATCCTTGAACTGAAGGGTGTCTCGGCTCTGGCTAAATCAGACTTTACAGAGAGGTGTCAAGCCTTAATTAAAACATCAAGAGAGACAAATTCATCATTTTCTTTAGCAAGGAAGTGCCACAAACTCCCCTAAACGTTCTGGTTTGCAGCTGCAAGTGTTCCTATGAGCCAATCATGCACATTCACTCCTCAAGCCAACTTCTACTCAGTTTCATTTACCTGTGGATGAATTATTATCCTAAAAGTCTGCAACTGAGAGACTAAAAGTGCTAAACATTTAGGAAGGCAGGGGGGCAGCTAAACCAGCCTTTCAATAGTGCAGTAGGAAGCACACAACACTAAATATGCTGTTAGTGCAGGGAGCCAAGGTGAGGATTCCTGCATGCTGTGAACACTCTCACACCTGTAAAAGCAACACAGTTGGACTTATCTTTGTCAAAGTAAGCTCACAGATCAAAAAATCTACTAAACCTTTCACAGTGCCTCTCCACCTATTACTTAACATTTatgtgccagccctgctttAGTCAGTTTTAAAACCATTGTGCAAGAATTACCAAGCAGTTACAAGGCATTAGTGGACTAagtactttcttttttaaatctaagCCCAGGAACTGagacagaatcatagaatgagCTACCAAAGGTCACAAAAGTCAATGTCAAAACCAAGATTAGAAGCCCTGAATTTCTGGATCCTAGCCCTGTGCTCAAACCCTTTCCCCACCATTTAAAACATGTGTTAACAAATGCAGAACTTCGGCCACATGCTTTACTTGCACGTGCACAGGTCACAAGGGAACAGGTATTTCCAAAAAAGCTTGGCCTTACCCACAAAAAGATTATTAAAAGTATTTACACAAACGTCAacccctccagcctctcctccccagccccaaaccacTCCCaactcctgccctccctgctccccccgGCACTTACCAAAAAGCAAAGTTGTGGCCAGTTGTGGATAAAATACCTATATGTGTAAATGGAGTAGGGTTCAGACAGATCTTTGGTGATCAGTCTCATGATATCGGGCATCTGCAGCTCTGACTCATACTGGACGTATCGTATCGTTAGGTCCTCCTCGGGCTGACAGTCCGTCCCCGAGCCTTGCAAACTGCAGGCTGCTGCTAAGGACCCGGAGAGTAGCTGCAggggctcctcctcctcctcctcccctccttcatccccctcctcctgctcttcctcctccaagCCAGTCTCTCCTGCCAGCCCATTGCGGGCTGCAGTCTTAGCAGCAGCAGTCGTGGTTGTGGCAGCAggctggctcctgtcccctttggctgggggagaaggaggaggagagggtgcagtccttccctggggagggaggtggTTGGCGTGGGGGGACGAGCAGGGCGCTGCGCTGGGGGGCGACGACTGCTGCTGTCCGGAGCCCATTGTTTTGCTGGCTCGCTTGTTCTCCAGCCCCTCGGGGGCCGCCCCTGCCTCCGAGCCGAGGATCTTGCCCTTGAGGGAGGCGCGCAGGTGCCGCAGCTCGGGGCTGATGAGGCCGTTGAGCTGGTGGTTGTGGTGCggggggtggtggtggtggcgATGGTGGTGGCGGTGCTGCGGGCCCCCCTTGCCGCCGtcgctgcctcctcctcctcgctgctgctgctcccgtCCGCCCGCgggtccctcctcttcctcctcctcttcgGCCTCCTCGTCCTGGGCGCCGGTgcaggcggcggcggcggcggcatAGGAggcggcggaggaggaggaggaggaagcagccccccctcctcctcctcctcctccgggGAAGGGGGAGAGCGTGTCCCCCTGCGGGGACAGGACGCTGCTAGGCCCCGGCGGTACCTCGGCCATGTCCTACAGGAGAGACCGACACAAACTCAccggggaggaggaggaggagggcgcCAAACCCAACGGGGGGCGACGGGAAGGTGGGAGGGAGGCGCGGCGGCCTCACGGGCCGCGCTCGGCGGGTGAGCGGAGGGGGGGGCGCGAACAAAGGCACGCGCGGTGCCCGGGCCGCGCCtcgccgccccgccgccccctgTGGCggctgccccgctccccccgcgggcgcgggcggggccgTTCCCGCAGCGCTCGGGGCCCGCGgtccccccgccgccgccactCACCGCCGCGTCTGGGCAGctcccgctccgccgccgccaAGCGCGGCCGCCGCGGCCGTAAAACCCGCGGCCAGTTCCTGTCGGCCCTTACGACACTTCCTCCCTTGGCGGCGGCGCCTGGCGacggcggggcggggcggggcggggcggggccggtCCCTCAGACGGGTCCCGGTGCGGGGAGCGCGGGCCGCGGGCAGGGACGGGGACCCGGGGCGGGGAGTCAGTCACAGAGAAACGGAATCGCCTTTGAGATCGCTGAGTCCAGCCTGTGACTGAACACATCCAGCCTTTCACACACTCAGGGTAtcctgctggcaggagccacAGGGATCGCGGAGTCCAGcgcctggccctgcacagacacgCCAACAAtgccaccctgtgcctgagagcgGTGTCCTAACCCTGAATTCTGCCAGCcgtggggctgtgcccatccccgggggagcctggcagtgcccagcaccttctgggggaagaacctttcctcATTCCAACCCAAATCTCTCGTGGCTCAGCTTCCTGCCgttccctggctgctgtgacCAGATCAGACCCTGCCCCTGCACCGCCTCTCCTGGGGATGCTTTGGCCTTTCTGGGGTCTGACCTGTGGGCTGGACAGACCAAATGTCCTCAGCTGCCCCTCATGAGGCCCCTCCGGACCCTTCCCCACCcctgtggcctcctctggatcTCTGGAATAGCTGAGTGTCCTTTTCTTTCATcacctccaggggtggtgactccaccaccccCCTGGGCAGTCCGTTCCAATGTCTAATCActgtttctgtgaagaaatcCTTCCTAAATCCAACCTAACCATCCCCTGACACATCTTAGGGGTAtgccctcttgtcctgtccctgttccctggagcagagcctgaactcccctggctgtcccctcctgtcagggagttgtgcagagccacaaggtccctcctgagcctccttttctccaggctgagctccctcaGCATTTCATCaaacttgtgctccagacccttccccagctctatTCCCTTCCTTGGACTTGTTCCAGTCTCTAAATGTCCTTCCTGAGCTAAGGGAGCCAGAACTGGACCCAGGCTGGCagtgtggcctcagcagtgcccagcacaagGGACAGTCACTGTCTGCTCTGtgggcacaggcactgcccacAAGgacatttccagctgtgtttaGTCTGGGGACAGGTGCCAGGGGTGTTTTGGTGACATTCTCTTGCAGGTCAGAGTGCAGGAGttgttgcttttccttccaaaagTTGCATGAGGGACGTCATTCCTGCCTGGATAAACCATGGGCTGCGTTGTGTGGCTGGAAATTCAGCAAGGCTGAAAGGCATCTCgagccatctctgctgctctcctgcctcaAATAATCTCTTTTAAGAGTGCTGCTGGATATCACAGCGACAAATAAGTTCTTTAGATGTGAATATGATATTAATGTGCACACAAGACCCCTCAAATTGCAGAGAAATAGTGGTGTTCTTCCTTTTCTCACATGAAGCTTTACACGGCCCTCATAAGACTTGATCATTTTCGTTTGCTACAGTTATTTTTCAAGGAAGTGACAAGTCTGGGCTTAAGAGTAAAATCCAGGAACTGCTCTACATGTCCTGGCAGGATTctttaattaggaaaaataaatagtgtGGGGTTACAGCCTCCTGTTTATTAACTGCTTAGTGCTGAAGTAAAGtgggaaaagaataaaagacCTGGAAATTGAGGgaattaaaagcttttattcaaagtaattatttatagaaatactgaaattttgagaaagaaatgaGTATCTGaatccttttatatttttaatttcttttccaagtcTCTTTCccccatccctagaagtgtccaaggccaggttggatggggtttggagcagcctaCTCTGGTGAAAGGTGTGAAAGGTGTCTCTGTCaatggcagggggttggaaaaaattattgctaaggtcctttccaacccagatCATTCTGTGATTACTCTGTGGTTCAGAAAGGTAAATTCATATTATCTCTATCCATGTTGGCTTTGTGTCctacagctgctctgcagatctgtttttaaacactttgCTCCACAGAGGTGTTCACATACAAAACTGTGTTCAaaggtttcatttttatttgtgtctgtgtgttaTCAGGCACCACAGGACCCTTGTGGGCCCGATGGAATTGCTCTGGCACAAGTTCACTGGCCTGGGGTAATTTAAACAGAAAGTGCAAACAAATGTCAGTGCAGGACTGGCCCAAATTCTGCTCTCACTTGCTGTGTTGCTGCTATGGGATTGAGAGTCACAGCCACGTGTCTGTGTGGAGAAGACAAGCCAGGCCAGGAAACACTGTCAGAGAGGGTGAAGATGATCCAAATGATGATGAaagcctggtctagtgaaagatgttcctgtccatggcagggggttggaatgagaaGATCTTTAgagccccttccaacccaaaccattccatggttctatgatt
It contains:
- the NAA30 gene encoding N-alpha-acetyltransferase 30, which produces MAEVPPGPSSVLSPQGDTLSPFPGGGGGGGGAASSSSSSAASYAAAAAACTGAQDEEAEEEEEEEGPAGGREQQQRGGGGSDGGKGGPQHRHHHRHHHHPPHHNHQLNGLISPELRHLRASLKGKILGSEAGAAPEGLENKRASKTMGSGQQQSSPPSAAPCSSPHANHLPPQGRTAPSPPPSPPAKGDRSQPAATTTTAAAKTAARNGLAGETGLEEEEQEEGDEGGEEEEEEPLQLLSGSLAAACSLQGSGTDCQPEEDLTIRYVQYESELQMPDIMRLITKDLSEPYSIYTYRYFIHNWPQLCFLAMVGEECVGAIVCKLDMHKKMFRRGYIAMLAVDSKYRRKGIGTNLVKKAIYAMVEGDCDEVVLETEITNKSALKLYENLGFVRDKRLFRYYLNGVDALRLKLWLR